One region of Cheilinus undulatus linkage group 4, ASM1832078v1, whole genome shotgun sequence genomic DNA includes:
- the LOC121508364 gene encoding uncharacterized protein LOC121508364 isoform X2 encodes MPRTCVYPGCSNKHTSWTPYRFHRIPLRNIGLRRLWLVALKMDINTPPAALKKHIVCSAHFTEQDYLQQPKDTHRLKNSAVPIFQLKDDVDGPDWLSSTGTQVPETCTEAIKKLSLHHIVEEEAILQLMRNCPMCNRMCRCSKRINGAYLIIYQSCYFCQYSRKWANQPGATDINIQKAKKQVKKKRQPKPKKKEPEKAEAEPVKQEEEESAVSEWLVPL; translated from the exons ATGCCGCGTACTTGTGTTTATCCTGGCTGCTCAAACAAGCATACCTCCTGGACGCCATACAGATTCCATCGTATTCCGCTGCGTAACATCGGGCTTCGCCGGCTTTGGCTTGTTGCACTAAAAATGGACATAAACACCCCACCCGCTGCACTGAAAAAGCACATCGTTTGCAGTGCCCATTTTACCGAGCAGGATTATTTACAACAACCAAAAGACACGCACAGGTTGAAGAATTCCGCTGTACCTATATTCCAG TTAAAAGATGATGTGGACGGACCAGACTGGCTCAGCAGCACAG GCACTCAAGTACCTGAAACCTGCACTGAGGCCATAAAGAA ATTATCTCTGCATCACATTGTTGAGGAGGAAGCCATCTTACAGCTGATGAGGAACTGCCCAATGTGCAACCGAATGTGCCGCTGTTCCAAACGCATTAATGGAGCTTACTTAATAATCTACCAGAGCTGCTACTTCTGCCAGTATTCACGAAAGTGGGCCAACCAGCCTGGTGCCACAGATATCAACATACAGAAGGCAAAAAAACAAGTCAAGAAGAAACGACAGCCAAAGCCAAAGAAGAAAGAGCCTGAAAAGGCCGAAGCAGAGCCTGTAAAGCAAGAGGAAGAAGAGTCTGCAGTATCAGAGTGGCTCGTTCCTCTGTAA
- the LOC121508364 gene encoding uncharacterized protein LOC121508364 isoform X3 has translation MPKGMVKKELKDDVDGPDWLSSTGTQVPETCTEAIKKLSLHHIVEEEAILQLMRNCPMCNRMCRCSKRINGAYLIIYQSCYFCQYSRKWANQPGATDINIQKAKKQVKKKRQPKPKKKEPEKAEAEPVKQEEEESAVSEWLVPL, from the exons ATGCCCAAAGGTATGGTGAAAAAAGAG TTAAAAGATGATGTGGACGGACCAGACTGGCTCAGCAGCACAG GCACTCAAGTACCTGAAACCTGCACTGAGGCCATAAAGAA ATTATCTCTGCATCACATTGTTGAGGAGGAAGCCATCTTACAGCTGATGAGGAACTGCCCAATGTGCAACCGAATGTGCCGCTGTTCCAAACGCATTAATGGAGCTTACTTAATAATCTACCAGAGCTGCTACTTCTGCCAGTATTCACGAAAGTGGGCCAACCAGCCTGGTGCCACAGATATCAACATACAGAAGGCAAAAAAACAAGTCAAGAAGAAACGACAGCCAAAGCCAAAGAAGAAAGAGCCTGAAAAGGCCGAAGCAGAGCCTGTAAAGCAAGAGGAAGAAGAGTCTGCAGTATCAGAGTGGCTCGTTCCTCTGTAA